The Maridesulfovibrio hydrothermalis AM13 = DSM 14728 DNA window CTTTGTGCGGATAGAGTACCAGCTTCTCATCCCAGGGCAGAGTGTCGTCAAAGACTGCCATCTTTTTATCACCCACCACCACAAGTTTCTGCTCTTTAAAAGGATGCAGCCACGAAACAAAGATGTGGGCCTTGGTTCCGGAGGGGAATTCAAGATGAGTGGTGGTAACATCTGCAATGTGGTTATGCAGATAGTTGCCGCCGGTTGCGATGACCTTATCAGGCTCTTCACCGGTAAGAGACAGGATCATGGAGATATCGTGAGGTGCAAAAGACCACAGGATATTTTCTTCACGTCTGATTTTACCCAGATTGAGTCTGTTGGAATAAATATAGTTAATGCGCCCGAGTTCGCCGGTATTGGCGAGGTCGCGCAGTTTTACGAAAATGGGGTGATACTGAAGGAGATGACCGACCATAAGGATAAGTTCTTTATCTTTGGCAAGTTTTATAAGTTCTTCAGCTTCGCCTTCATTCAGTACCAGAGGTTTTTCCACGTAAACATGCTTACCTGCGAGAAGTGCTTCTCTGGCCAGGTCAAAATGTGTTTCCGCAGGGGTTGCGATAACTATGCCGTCAATTTCTTTGTTGGAAAGAACATCACCATATGAAAGAACTGTCTCCACCTCGGGGTACTGCTCATTAAATCTGGCTAAGGTGTCTTCATTCGTGTCGCAGATAACTTTCAGCGCACCGATACGGTCATAGTTGCGTACCAGATTTTTTCCCCAGTAGCCGGAGCCGATAACGGCAACTTTTAATTTGCTCATTAGGTTTTTTCCTTAAGCGTTTTTAATAGCTTCAGCGATGTATTCCTGCTGATCCCTTTCAAGGTAGGGGTGCATGGGGATTGCAAAAATCCGTTTTGCAGCATCTTCGCTGACGGGGCAGTCACCTGCTTTGTAGCCCAGCTCGCTGAAAGCGGTCTGCAGGTGCAACGGGATGGGGTAATAGATGGGGGAGGGTACGCCTTTTTCTTTCAGGGCAGCCTGAATACGGTCGCGGTGCTCTCCGTCTTTGGCCATAGGGCAGTACTGAGCCCATACAGAGCGGTATCCTTCGGGGATAGAAGGAACGGTCAGTCCGTCTACATCGCCAAGGAGTTCCGCGTAGGTTGAAGCGACCTTGTTGCGCAGGTCAACTTCTTCAGGAAAGATGTCAAACTTTGCTTGAAGGATTCCAGCCTGTAGAGTGTCAAGACGGCCATTGATGCCGAGGCGAACGTTGTCATATTTATCCGGACCTTGTCCGTGTACGCGATGGGAGCGCAGCCGTTCTATCAGTTCGTCATCATCGGTGAAGCACATGCCGCCGTCTCCGTAGCAACCGAGAGGCTTGGCCGGGAAGAAGGAAGTGCAGGTGATATCACCCAGTGAGCATGCTCTTTTGCCTTTATATTCGCCGCCAAAACTCTGAGCAGCGTCTTCAATAAGAAACAGGCCATGCTTGTCTGCGATAGTTTTAATAGCTTCGTAGTCAGCTGGAAGTCCGAAAAGATCTACAGAGATGATCCCTTTGGGAGTCAAGTCTGCGGTTTTAGGCAGAGGCATGCCGTTATCAGCGCCTTTCAAAGCTTCGATTGTTTTTTCAAGCTTTTCAGGGTCGATGTTGAAGGTAACCGGATCAATATCCACATATACCGGAGTTGCGCCTAGAACAGCGATGGCTTCAGCGGTGGCAAAGAAGGTGAAAGGAGTTGTTAAGACCGCATCTCCGGGTTTGATATCCAGAGCCATAAGGGCAAGGGTCAGGGCATCAGTTCCGGATGCGCAGCCGAGGGCGTGTTTCGTTCCGCAGTATTTGGCCAGCCTTTTTTCAAGAGCTGGAATTTCAGGCCCCATGATGTAGGCTCCGTGTTCGAGGACTGCATCCATGTTGTTACGGACTTGAGATTCAACGCGGGAAAACTGTTTTTTAAGGTCGATAAAAGGAATATTCATGAGATTGATTCTCCAT harbors:
- a CDS encoding DegT/DnrJ/EryC1/StrS family aminotransferase, which translates into the protein MNIPFIDLKKQFSRVESQVRNNMDAVLEHGAYIMGPEIPALEKRLAKYCGTKHALGCASGTDALTLALMALDIKPGDAVLTTPFTFFATAEAIAVLGATPVYVDIDPVTFNIDPEKLEKTIEALKGADNGMPLPKTADLTPKGIISVDLFGLPADYEAIKTIADKHGLFLIEDAAQSFGGEYKGKRACSLGDITCTSFFPAKPLGCYGDGGMCFTDDDELIERLRSHRVHGQGPDKYDNVRLGINGRLDTLQAGILQAKFDIFPEEVDLRNKVASTYAELLGDVDGLTVPSIPEGYRSVWAQYCPMAKDGEHRDRIQAALKEKGVPSPIYYPIPLHLQTAFSELGYKAGDCPVSEDAAKRIFAIPMHPYLERDQQEYIAEAIKNA